A genome region from Thermotoga sp. includes the following:
- a CDS encoding carbohydrate ABC transporter permease, which produces MKSRYHKKLRRKQMTLTFFFITIPTLLMVLFTYYPLIFGVKISFYQYDMVGDSLFIGLRNYINLLRDPLFWNAFRNSLFYLVIVPPLQIISMVLAVLLNNALKARNIFRTLIFLPVVTPITIAAITWQWMYREKGFINFLLQSLHIIKEPISFLSNPNFALFAIMFVTMWKGFGYYMVIYLAGLQSIPNELVEAAKVDGAKPSQVFFKITVPLLKPYILFCSTMSSIAALNVFGEIYAMTKGGPVHATETMGIFIYNKAFGYLQFGYSNA; this is translated from the coding sequence ATGAAAAGCAGATATCACAAGAAATTGAGAAGAAAGCAAATGACACTTACCTTCTTCTTCATAACCATTCCTACATTACTGATGGTTTTATTCACATATTATCCTTTGATTTTTGGTGTGAAGATATCTTTCTATCAATACGATATGGTCGGTGACTCGCTTTTCATTGGCCTCAGAAATTATATAAATCTTCTCAGAGATCCGCTTTTTTGGAATGCCTTTAGGAACAGCTTGTTTTACTTAGTTATAGTTCCTCCTTTACAGATAATTTCAATGGTTTTAGCGGTTCTGTTGAACAATGCCTTGAAGGCAAGAAACATTTTCAGAACTCTTATCTTTCTCCCAGTCGTTACACCTATAACTATAGCTGCCATTACTTGGCAATGGATGTACAGAGAAAAGGGATTCATAAACTTTCTGCTTCAATCCCTTCATATTATAAAAGAGCCAATTTCCTTTTTATCAAATCCGAACTTCGCTTTGTTTGCTATCATGTTCGTTACTATGTGGAAGGGTTTTGGATACTATATGGTCATCTATCTTGCAGGACTTCAAAGCATACCTAACGAACTTGTAGAAGCTGCGAAGGTAGATGGAGCAAAGCCTTCTCAGGTGTTTTTCAAGATAACAGTTCCTTTGCTAAAGCCTTACATTCTTTTTTGTTCAACGATGTCTTCCATAGCGGCTCTTAATGTTTTTGGAGAGATTTACGCCATGACAAAAGGTGGTCCTGTACATGCGACGGAAACAATGGGAATCTTCATATACAATAAGGCCTTTGGATACCTGCAGTTTGGTTACTCCAACGC